Below is a genomic region from Lineus longissimus chromosome 4, tnLinLong1.2, whole genome shotgun sequence.
AAAACCGGTCCCACTGATCCAGCTGACATTTCGCTGTGATCTCGATTCTTGTTGCATTGTGGCATTACTTCACAGATTGTGTCTTAAGGAAATAaaagggtcaagatgaaaaaaaaGGTAATTTTTAGTAAGAGAACTCACTGGCGAAAGGGTACACATAATCCAGGAAGTAAGTACTTTAGCCGAATGAAAAAAGGATAATTTTTTTGATCATGAGGCAACTGTCTTGGATGGAATATTTTTTGGTGCAGATACGTCTTTGTGCATTGGGCGGCAATTTAAGTGTATCTCATCATTTATCATTATGACATTAAATATAGTCTTTGATCACAGGCTAAACACAGAAAAACACTGGTTTACTGTAAAATCactttgattctgaaagtttccTCAAGTGTGTTGACTGGTTCATGTGCCATCAATTCAAATCCAAAGAAATTGGATAGGATTTCAACTTCAATTTGAGGGGAGGCTAGCAATAATTTCAAAGGTTTCGCTCTCGTCCAGGTATTTGAAGAAATCCACAGGTCTTATAGCCTGCTTCtgatcaaatttaatttcagcCAAACATGACTTTGTGTCAAGAAGTCTGATCGATCCAATCACACAGAAGTTTGTGATTCGATTTTTATGATCAAATTGCATCTCATCATCAAGAGACCATTTGGCCTGCTCATTTCTAAATGTGAAGTGATTTTACAATAAACAGGCGTTTTTAACACATTCAGGATTGTCAAAGGTAATATACAGAATCTATGTACACAGCACTAGCGCTATAAAATTGTGCAGAATTTTGACTGGCGTTTCTCCAAGACTGGTGTCACATTCTCTTTCCCGCGCCTGCGCAGCGTACTATTCTGAATTGGATTTTGATCGTCCTCCACAACTGCGTCTGCAAAATTCGCATTCCGTTTTTGTATCCGATGAAGAATTATTCGATACGTTCCGGTCACACTGCTTCTTGAATCCCGTCCCTGGGTTTGTTTTATCAAATCATCACTAATCCCCAAAGTGGTCAAAACTTTCCGCGCTTCAACCTCGTCGTGTTTTACATTGTTATTAGCCATCGTCGGGTTCAGTTCATATGGTTCTAAAGCGGCAGGAAACTCTTCCCCCTGCAACCATTCAGAGGCTTTTATTTCCTGTATACTAAACCGGTCCAGAGGTGCCGGTTTCAACATACTGCGAATAAGAAATTGGCCGGAGTCTGAGACAAAGGACGGTATTGTGTAGGTCCCCTCTAAaatacactttttaagtttgGCAACAGTTTCGGCACGAAAAGGCATAATTCCACTGACCATAAAGTAGAGTAAAATTCCTAATGCCCATATATCTACATACACTCCATAATAGCTTTCATCCTTAAAAAGTTCTGGCGCAGCATACGGTGGAGATCCACAAAATGTATTCAATGTCTGATCGGCTCGACTGAATGTACTGAATCCAAAGTCACCAACTTTGATCATGGTTGGTGCGGCGTAAAACACATTTTCTGCTTTCAGATCTCGGTGTATGATGTGGTGATCATGCTGGAAAGAGAGAAAGGAAGAGATGTTTGAGTTTCAAGATGAGAAGATAACTGAGATTAGGTTACAGCCACTTGATACCTTTACAAATGACACTTAAGTTTTTAAACAAAAAGTGGTAGAAATTGTTGCATGTGCACTGAAAAGGTGGGAGACGAGTGTATCAAAAAGATGGGATCATTTAATGGCAAAACAAACGTTGAAAAACATTCTGACTGCTCACGGGATGTTCCTCCTCAAGGGAATGGAGTCCTGGGCTCTAAATGGGCtctaaataaaatcacaaatcAACATTCCAACACAATATTAGCAACCATGTTAGTGATTGCCAATACAGGCCGGGAGAGGTTCATGCATTATTCAAGACAAGTGCTATGACAGACAGGATAAAGTATATCAGTGGACAGACAGGCTACCTCGGGAGATGCAGAGGAGGCCATTTCATCAAACATTGCCTGAATACTCATTGATTCGACTGGATATAACAGCATTGTGCAACATGGGCGAGGAAGAACTGTTGAATCAACCATTTTGACTTCAGCAATCATGACCATGCAGCACCAGAAGTTGAACCAAAATTTCGGCATTTTTCAACTGGCATGCACATGAATGACTACTGTAACAGAGTCTGGCATGCGCATGATGCGTAACCAGATACTAAATCCAGAAATATTGTTCATACTTCTGTTGAAAGAGGTGCTAACTCAAAGGAGTTGAGCGCAGATTGATGCTAACCATGGACTTCAAGATGAGTTCGTAGACAGGTAGACAACCATTAATCAATTGAAATTATTGGTTGTGGATAAAAAACAACATCACCTGATATGTTTTTTATACTTTATATCCTTTTTGCCGAGAGGCCTTTTGAGAGACAAAGTGAGGCATAAATACTGTAATATCAATAATGCCTCAGCACCAAGTTGGAAATATATATTGCTGGATATGTATAAGCGCCTATAGTTTCATCACTAGCATTGTGTGTCAGtcagtattgacattgctaagctttacagacaacgcgtgtccaatagttgcattttcattccAAAAAAAGCCTCTTGATATGTCAGACTCCATTTACATCATACTTTTtgtattttctcaaaatgtccttATTATTTACCCCCTGTCATGCCTGTCATCCATTGCATTCTATATAATCACCTGTGGAGTAGGACTGGTTGTCATACCAACGATCATATCGCACCCCAATGATTTTGAATCATTAGCACCACAACACGGGCTGACAGTGCTAAATCAATCACAGATAATTATTGTGACAATCAACATAGAGATTTTTCATCACAAAGAGATACTTGATGATGACTAGGATGTAATCAAATCACATTAGATCTCAGCTTAATTGTTATTGACCAATTTCTCATTACCATAGAATATCATGGCACAGCAAGACCTGGTTGCCCTAGTCTGCTAGTAGAGTTATAATATTATGTGCATTATTATCATTTTACAACTGGTCACACCATGTCTCATTATAGGTGCTAGTGGTAACTAATAGGAATGCACAGGAACAAGACCACTAACCAAGAAACTTCCTCCTACCAGTACATAATGGATGTTAAATGGCCGTCATGATTTTCCAGACGAAAACCACCACACACCCGTTCATACAAGTTTAGTACATATTTCCTTTTATTTCACCGAGAGAAAGATGTGAGAGTTGACAAGTCAGGAGTCCGGAGTGAAATGTGAATCTTGCTCTTGGCATCATACTGTTGAGAAATGAGACAAATTCGGCTCTTTGATTTCATATCTTTTAGCAAAATGGCTGTGCACATTTCTCAAAACTTaacaaaaattgatttttttagcaAAGATTGCTACAGGAAATGTATCTTGTATCACTTCAATTCAGCTGAGGGCAGCTGCTTTTTATGTGACCATGAAAATCAAGCAGCTGATGAGTGCAGAAGATTGGTCACCGCAAATTGGGCACGATGGTTACTTTGAGAATAACTGTCAGTGCACTGATCAGGGGAGAATATTCCTCAAGACAAATTCGATTAGTGCCCTGAAGTACCTTATAGTCCTTATGCAGAGTTGCCCACTCTGATTCGCCCTTTCTTGCCACTGCAGCAAAGCTGAGAGCTTCTGTAATCACCTGCCCCATGACATTACTTGGCGTGGATTACAGCTTATTCTGTAAGCCCTTCATCCGCCAAACACCGCTAGAGCACCACTCTACCACTTATCTCCCAGGTGCATGACATTCACCTTCTCCTTCTTCCATAAAATTACCACTAATTGCCGACCAGTGCAGTCGATGTTTCATCATGGCTTATCCACTCTGGTCGGCCTCTTAGAGCAACCACAGAAGCCTAACAACAGTGTAAGACAGGCAGAGATGGGCCCACTCTCAATTACATGTGTAGCGCATCCTTGTACCCTGCATTTTATATAGATTCCCTCGCCAGCATGTATAACAAACTAAATTTTTCACACACACTTTTTTGGTATACATTTGCATATACAACACCTCACACTGGTATACTATAAAATGTACCTCCAGCAATTTGATACTGGTGTGTCTTATTTCACAAACTTATTGACAGAACTGCTATAAAATTATACCACAATCGCTTAGGGCCATATCAAATTGCCTTCTCATCTCTCACGCCTGCCTGAGGTCCTGTAGTAGGAGACTGTATATTCAGTCATGATATCATGTTCCCTTGTAATTTTTCAGTTTCCTAATGAGCAGTTTTCTATGTAGGCAATGATGAGCCATGAGGaaattatatttcaaaactGATTTATAGTTGCATGAGACGTCAACCAAGCCAACTTAAAACCCATACGAGTACTTGATAAATAGGAGCGTCCTTCCTCATGCATCCGCTTCCAGAGATCTTCGGTTGCAGTCCGCCTAAAGAAGTTCATGGAGAATATGATCAATGAATAATCAAAGACACTGTTGATGAATCTTTTTGTATCCCGTGCCCAGATCGATTCGGTGCTTTGATATAACCTTGGCAATCAAAGGAGGACATGACACGCGGAAGTAAACACTCGGGTAATCAGCAAAACTTGGTCACAGaagcttgaaatcagtttccatgGGAATGGCATGAAACTACTGACTCATGTTGATAATTTAGAAGGGGTGTTGATAAGGGAATGTCCCTCTATAGTTTTGTACCGGCCCTGACATCATGGCTTGCCTAACCACTGTGGCATGAGGATATCTCTAGTCTAGTGGTGCAATCCACAAATGAGTCTGATGGCATGGATAGAACCTCAGTGTTGCAACAACAGGCTTTTCAATACTGAAACCTGTCTCATAAATACTATACATTTTGTTTCTTGCCACGCAACTGCCAAGTTAATATATAAGGGGGATGTGCCTGAAATGTGTGACAAGACTGATGAATGAACTGTATACTGCATGCCACATTCACAGTGGATCTCCTAGcaggcagtctcacatctccaTCTAAGCACTGAGAGGCAGCAGCCTAGGTTCTGCAACCAACCGTTTCATGTTCATCAATAAACAGATTCAGTTTCCATAGAAACACCACATCAATATAACACATACCATTAGTGTTGGGGTTGCAAagacagcagaacctctctattagtgacacccttgggactgacatatgtTGTCCTTCATCAGGCAGTTGTCCTGACCAGAgacgtcaaattgaatggaattgaccgaccaatttgggaccaaaatcagtgtccttaatcaAGAGGATGTCCTGCTGACAGAGGTGTTTGAAAATGGAGGTTTATCATGTATAAGACCTGCTGACAGGAAGGTGTTTGCATGTGTAATCACCCTTGTTCCTTAATTCAAATGGATAAGACCTTCCACTTTTTTGTGGTGTTGATCGATTATTGCCTGGACTGGATTGCTGCAGAGATTCGATATCATGACTTGCAAAGCATTCTTGTTGACTTCACTAATTAGTCCCTCAGTTAGTTAGCAGAATGCGTGTTTAGTGAGACCACGATGAGGACATTAAAGGATAATACTAGCTTCATTTGTCTGCAGAACATTCCAGGCTTCCTAACAAGAACACTGTGGAAATGATCGCATTGATTGCCTTTGCATGGCTAAGGCCTCACACCATCATCAAGCGGACATGGTGTACAAAAAACccattgaaaaatgtttacaaaacatcTGAAATAAGGCAGAGGGGCAAGAAGGGAATTAAGAAAGAAAGCACCTACCATATGTTCTAAGGCTGCTACAACTTGAGCAAATATAGGTTTGGCGTCCTTTTCCGACATTTTGCCTTCGTTGGATATTTTGGTGAAGAGTTCCCCTCCCGAGGCATACTCCATGACTATGTGTAATTTAGCAAGCGTCTCTACGACTTCGTATAAACGGATTATGTTTGGATGGCGTAATCGCTCCATGCTTGAGATCTCACGAGAAAGAAGACGCTGCGTCTTCTGGTCCAGTTTTGTTTTGTCCAAAATCTTGATTGCAACCTTTTCTGTAAAATAGAGAAGGACAGTTGTTCTGTAAAATAGAGGACAGTTGTTCTGTAAAATAGAGAAGGACAATCGTTCTGTAAAATAGAGGACAGTTGTTCTGTAAAATAGAGGACAGTTGTTCTGTATATAGAACAGGACACTGTTATGTAAAATAGAAAAGGACACTTTTATGTTCTGTAAAATAGAAAAGGACAGAGTGTTAAATGCCTctaaaaaatttcatgataaagTTGCTCAATCTTTAACATCTGATAGTGATATATCAATATCTGTCAAAATTCGGTAAAAGCAGGCATTAAATGTCAATAATGCGATTAAATTACACTGATGGTAAACAGATATTCTGACGTTAAAACCCGATCAATTTCCCAAGAGAATGTCTTGTTTCTCAATTCCTATGCGTGATTGAACAGAGGGAAAATGAAAGCAAACGTTAATTTGCCTTCCCAAAATTGCCATGTGAAATCATCAGATGTTTGTCGTTTCCAATGGTGATGATCAAATTGACATCCAAGGGATGAGAATTTGAGAACTTTACTGGATTGAATTTCTCTTCTTTTTGAGTGCATTGAGAAAATGCTGGGCTGGCACTCTAAATGAATGGTTCTACTATTAGAGTATTATGTATTCAAATTATCAATAATGACCTACGAATATACTATTGTTTTAAAAGCATATAGCCAAATCCCTCTTTACACAGACCTACACAAAATTTATAATCTACATCATGATTATGTTTCAATGGCTTTCTGACCTTTGTGACTGATGGCTAATTTTCCCCCACTGTTTAGGCTGTTGTCACTAGTGACCTAAGCAAGTCTGTTTGAACAGTCTCATTTTATAATTCATGTACTATTAACTGACCAAGAGCTTTTTATAAACCTACCTGCACACAAACATTGAATAATCATCATAGTTGGTGAGATTATTCATACCGTTAATATATTTAGCCAAAGTGAGACTGATCATACACACAGACCAATGATAGTATGTTGGGAGTGCATTTTCACTCTCATCCAAAATTAGTCTGAGAAAAGCTTAGGACGTGCTCACACGGGCATATATAATTTGATTCACCTCTCTGTTTTTGAAGGTAACCAACCTATAAATGACTAAAGAGAAATTGGAGACAAGAAAAGAACATTCAGTCTTACCTTTGGTAAGTGCATGCACAGCCATGCGGACTTGGGAGAAATTGCCACTGCCCAATTCACCTCGAATCCGATAAAATCCTATTCGTTTCCCCAAAGTTATCTCTTTTAGACATTTTTGATCATTTGAAAGGTCATGCGACAGGCGATCATACGCCGTAATTCTCCTCTCCCGCTGCTGTGGCGGGTCACCTTCCTCCTCAATTTCGTCTTTTGTTGCCCTGACGGCAGGTTCTGATATCGCTGGGCCATTTGACCTGATCGTGGATGACATCGTTGACGTCAAGTCCGAGCCGGTCTCCTGATTAAATTCGGCCGGCATTAGGTGGTGTTCGTAGCATTATTATCCAACTGGAATGGTTGTTCGTGGAATGAGGTACATTGGTCCCTATCTCACCGTGTTACTTCATCAGTGGAATGTCAATGCATCTGGACCCTGTAACGAGATAGATGGAAAACTGGGTCAAAATAGGAAAATGGGGTGACTCAAATGGTCAGGATGGATTAGACCTGGCAGAACCAGCTCCGATAATGGTTCACGCTGAATCTGGAGTAGTCTACATGAATACCGATTAGTTACTATTTACATGAGGAATATTTTGACTGCATTCGGATTCAATCGAATGTCATTTGGTCTTTTTCTTGCCGTGTTGATGACCCCATGATGTTACCtggagctaacatgctttccaACAACAAGGCCAAGAAGCTCTGACACGAGGAGGTTGGAGAAGCTTCAACATGCTTTATGTCACAACCAAAACCGTATGTGGGGGTGAGGCGTGTTTGTCGCCATGGGGTGTTTCATTATGCCAAAATCTATAACATACTTTTATAGTTCATACTCTCATTGTTTCACTCAACACTGCCTATAGGGAGAAAATGTGCCAGGAAAACATGGCATTAATCAATAAAGGAGGTGAATAATTCACACTAGGTCTTAAATGCTACTTGGAATCACCAGGCAAGATCATCTAACGGTTATTTACCAGAACACAATTTACACTAAAAAGACACAGCACTGATATGCACCACAATACATTCAGTATCTGATCGACAAATAATGAcagacaatcagaaaatgtacCCAAGGCATTTCATCAGATACTCATCCAAAATCGATTCAGCTTCATCGAGACCTGATCAACTGATcagtacatgtagcaatgaATTATCAATAAACGATAGCAAAAATCGACCCACGGGATACCGCTCTTGGCAGTACACGATCAACACTGGGGTAGTTTTTTTAAAGCACACTGATAATTCGGAGAAAATCCATGTGATAAAATGATTCTTCTGACAAGCCTGAATAGTGAGTGCCCATGATGTAGGCCTGGCAGAGACACTCATAACCCACTTGGTGAAACTTAATCTGGCCTACCAGGCTCCTGCTTATTCAACTACAAAGCCAAGGAGAGAAGGAATCCAACTGCGTACTTTCTTGGGAGCCAGAAAAATGTGGCATTTATATGAGATCTTTCAATATTTACCATGGATAGACTAGTTTTTTATGTCCTGAAAGCTTCAGACATTGCAGAGAATATATACGTTTTGTGCAAACAATTGTATACTCAATGGAGAAATGCACACAAACCAATGTAAACCATAGTGCAAACATTTGTCATGTTGGAGGTCTCAGGCAAGAACACTGATTTGATTTGAAGCGAGAAAAATTGCTTGTCGCCAGCTTAGGCTGACATGGCAACTGCGtaagcaacaaaaattgctcacATAGACGAAAAAACTGTCGATGATCTTACTATCTGCGCACCATCTTGACCACCGAGGTTGTTTTTCATCACGTCAATCTTCAAAAtgacctatcataaaaccctggCTAGTCTGGATGTCTCCACACTAGAGTAACAGCAAACAGTCAGTTCCTTCAGCTCAATCAGATGATAAAACAGCTAGCACTTATGATGGAGGTTTATGCACGCAATTCATTGAGAACGTAAGACGGGGATAGAAAGAAACCCATTGGATAACTCTTCCAGATCAGCATATTTCAATCCTTGCAGGAGACATGAGAGAGCAGAGGCAATGGCCAAAGCATAAATCAATGAGCGATGCCTTCACAATAGACTCCATGCTACGTTACTAAAGGCATTCTTTGTCCATCGACCAGCGTATTGATCTGTACCAATGTTAGCTCACttgttgatgatgttgacgtCACAGTACTGAACCTAGGCAACTTGCAGGCATTGTTGTAAAAACATATAGATTTCTACAAATGAATAACGCTAGGACAATGTTCATTATAAATGTATTGCCAGTATTACCGCAACAAAACAACTTCGTCAGTGAGATTTCTGGTGGCGT
It encodes:
- the LOC135486372 gene encoding serine/threonine-protein kinase NIM1-like yields the protein MPAEFNQETGSDLTSTMSSTIRSNGPAISEPAVRATKDEIEEEGDPPQQRERRITAYDRLSHDLSNDQKCLKEITLGKRIGFYRIRGELGSGNFSQVRMAVHALTKEKVAIKILDKTKLDQKTQRLLSREISSMERLRHPNIIRLYEVVETLAKLHIVMEYASGGELFTKISNEGKMSEKDAKPIFAQVVAALEHMHDHHIIHRDLKAENVFYAAPTMIKVGDFGFSTFSRADQTLNTFCGSPPYAAPELFKDESYYGVYVDIWALGILLYFMVSGIMPFRAETVAKLKKCILEGTYTIPSFVSDSGQFLIRSMLKPAPLDRFSIQEIKASEWLQGEEFPAALEPYELNPTMANNNVKHDEVEARKVLTTLGISDDLIKQTQGRDSRSSVTGTYRIILHRIQKRNANFADAVVEDDQNPIQNSTLRRRGKENVTPVLEKRQSKFCTIL